DNA sequence from the Sediminibacillus dalangtanensis genome:
ATACCTACCGACCAGAGTTTATGCCGGAAAATACCATGCTCAGACTGAAGGTCGTGTACGAGATGGACAGCCACCGGATCATCGGTGCCCAAGTTATCTCTGAAGGAGATTTCACTCAAGCAATGAACACATTGAGTGTCGCCATTCAAAACAAGATGACGATTGAACAAATGGCGCTGACAGATTTCTTCTTCCAGCCACATTATAACAAGCCATGGAATTACCTCAATCAGGTATGCATCCAGGCAATGAAACAAATCGAGGAAAAACAGATTGGACAACAAAAGGCCGTCTCCTAAAAGAGACGGCTTTTTCACTTTCTAACTGCATTCAAATCCAAAGAATGCGCATTATGCATAGCTCGTTGTCTAGACAAGGATCCATTGCTAGTTATTCAGCAGTTGTCTGCTCCTTGCTGCTTGCTGCAGCTATCAATGTTTTAATTTCATCACGGTTGTTTTGATGAAGGGCATCGACGATTTTACTCCCCACGACGACACCGTCACAGTTGGCACTCAGTTCTTTGACATGTTCGGGAGTCGATACTCCAAACCCTGCAAGTACCGGTACCTGGCAAATATTTTTCAAGGAAGCCAAGTGTTCCTGTAAATTATCATGGAAGGCACCCCTCGCTCCGGTTGTGCCGGTCACGGTGACAGCATACAAAAACCCTTCGGTGCGTCTCGCCAATTCCTTCAAGCGCTCGGGAGGACTGGTCAAGGATGCTAAGCGGATCAAGGCAATATCATTTGCCTGCAGTTCCTTTGCAACCAGGTTTTCTTCTTCAAGCGGCAGGTCCGGAATAATCAAGCCGCTGACTCCGGCAGTCCTGCAAGCTTCAGCAAATGACTCTACTCCATAAACGTAAATCGGGTTCAAATAGGTCATAAGGACAATCGGAATCGAACGGTTTTCTTTAAATTGTCCAAGTTTTTCTAAAATCGCGCGAAGACTGACGCCCTGTTTAAGAGCCCGAATACCTGCCTCCTGTATGGTCGGACCATCTGCCACAGGGTCAGAAAACGGAACACCAAGCTCCAGAATGGTCGCACCGCTGTCCTGCAGAAATTGAACCTTTTCTTCTAAACTGTCCAAACCTCCATCCCCAGCCATAATATATGGAACAAACGACTTATTGCCTTGAGCAAGTACTTCCTGAAACGCCTGGTTTATTCGTTGTTTACTCATATGAACTCCCCCCAAACGCCGCTCTCACCGTATCTACATCCTTGTCACCACGACCGGATAAGCAGACGACAATCGTTTCCGACGCATCCATTTTTTTGGCCAGCTTCATACTGTAAGCAACCGCGTGGGCACTCTCCAATGCCGGCATGATTCCTTCCGTCTTCGTCAAAAGCTGCAATGCTTCCAATGCCTCTGCATCTGTAATAGAGTCATAGAGGACCCTTCCTGTTTCTTTTAAATGACTATGCTCCGGTCCGATTCCAGGGTAATCCAGTCCGGCCGAAATGGAATGTGCCTCGGTTACCTGGCCGTTTTCATCCTGCAGCAAATAACTCAGTGTGCCATGAAGGATGCCGGCTTTTCCGTCCGTCAGTGTAGCAGCATGCTTACCGGTATCAATGCCCGACCCGCCTGCTTCTACACCATGAAGCTCTACCTGCGCATCTTCAACAAATGGATAAAACATCCCCATCGAATTGCTCCCGCCGCCAATACAGGCAACGACTGCCTCCGGAAGCTTTCTTTCCTGCTCGACAATTTGCTTGCGTGTCTCAATCCCGATCACACTTTGAAAATCCCGGACAATTTTCGGAAATGGATGGGGGCCAACAACAGAACCGATGATATAGTGGGTATCTTCTACATTTGTCACCCAGTAACGCAACGCTTCATTGACGGCATCCTTCAGTGTTCCGCTCCCTTGGTCTACACTCTCGACTCGTGCACCAAGCAATTCCATCCGGAAAACATTCAGTTTTTGTCTTCGTATATCCTCTTTGCCCATAAAAATCACACA
Encoded proteins:
- the trpA gene encoding tryptophan synthase subunit alpha; translation: MSKQRINQAFQEVLAQGNKSFVPYIMAGDGGLDSLEEKVQFLQDSGATILELGVPFSDPVADGPTIQEAGIRALKQGVSLRAILEKLGQFKENRSIPIVLMTYLNPIYVYGVESFAEACRTAGVSGLIIPDLPLEEENLVAKELQANDIALIRLASLTSPPERLKELARRTEGFLYAVTVTGTTGARGAFHDNLQEHLASLKNICQVPVLAGFGVSTPEHVKELSANCDGVVVGSKIVDALHQNNRDEIKTLIAAASSKEQTTAE
- the trpB gene encoding tryptophan synthase subunit beta, yielding MKTYQQPDIQGHFGSFGGRFVPETLMPAVLELEKAYEEAMADPAFIDQVDYYFKQYVGRETPLYYAENFSNQLGGPKIYLKREDLNHTGAHKINNAIGQALLTQRMGKKKVVAETGAGQHGVATATVCALLGLDCVIFMGKEDIRRQKLNVFRMELLGARVESVDQGSGTLKDAVNEALRYWVTNVEDTHYIIGSVVGPHPFPKIVRDFQSVIGIETRKQIVEQERKLPEAVVACIGGGSNSMGMFYPFVEDAQVELHGVEAGGSGIDTGKHAATLTDGKAGILHGTLSYLLQDENGQVTEAHSISAGLDYPGIGPEHSHLKETGRVLYDSITDAEALEALQLLTKTEGIMPALESAHAVAYSMKLAKKMDASETIVVCLSGRGDKDVDTVRAAFGGSSYE